One Candidatus Dormiibacterota bacterium DNA window includes the following coding sequences:
- a CDS encoding serine/threonine-protein kinase, whose amino-acid sequence MSVIFHGEQFAGYRIIELIGWSGLATVYHAHDPVHGRAVALKILDRRPDELSWQRLVRESATAAGLHHPHIVPVHETGEAEGRRFIAMRYVPGGDLEALLAGGRQLDTDRVVALLTEVAGALDAAHTRGLVHGDVRPANILVETAGGTEHAQLAGFGGVWIQDAGATSTEYLAPEQIGGGAVDARTDVYALGAVLHRCLAAPAPFSAGLDEVVGRALAPRTEDRYPTAGALLAAVGQALGDPAYRDTVATTLREAAAHPRRPRPRTPLLVAALAAIVLGAAGGLALSLHGHDATVPAAAGTPGVAAVAPAPSPAPSTLPGSTATAVPTPSPSPDATAAGPPAGPAPAPPQVPVAAVSTAAASGGLFRETVSNTGQTVVVAGASSLSSTAAFTIVSDGCAGAHLPPGAGCVITVRFQPHGPGDYTTVLSVPITGAQPVTFTLRGHRA is encoded by the coding sequence ATGAGCGTCATCTTTCACGGCGAGCAGTTCGCGGGCTACCGGATCATCGAGCTGATCGGCTGGAGCGGGCTGGCCACCGTCTATCACGCCCACGACCCCGTCCACGGTCGCGCCGTGGCCCTCAAGATCCTCGATCGGCGCCCGGACGAGCTCTCCTGGCAGAGACTCGTCCGCGAGTCGGCGACCGCCGCCGGCCTCCACCACCCCCACATCGTCCCCGTCCACGAGACCGGTGAGGCGGAGGGCCGCCGCTTCATCGCGATGCGGTACGTGCCCGGCGGCGACCTCGAAGCCCTGCTCGCCGGCGGCCGGCAGCTCGATACCGACCGGGTCGTGGCCCTGCTGACCGAGGTGGCCGGCGCCCTCGACGCCGCCCACACCCGCGGCCTGGTCCACGGCGACGTCAGGCCCGCCAACATCCTCGTCGAGACCGCCGGCGGCACCGAGCACGCCCAGCTCGCCGGCTTCGGTGGCGTCTGGATCCAGGACGCGGGGGCGACCTCGACCGAGTACCTGGCCCCCGAGCAGATCGGCGGCGGCGCCGTCGACGCCCGCACCGACGTGTACGCGCTCGGCGCCGTCCTGCACCGCTGCCTCGCCGCCCCGGCTCCGTTCTCGGCCGGCCTCGACGAGGTGGTCGGGCGTGCCCTGGCCCCGCGGACCGAGGACCGCTATCCCACCGCCGGCGCCCTCCTCGCCGCCGTGGGCCAGGCGCTCGGCGACCCCGCCTACCGCGACACCGTGGCCACGACCCTCCGGGAGGCGGCGGCTCACCCGCGCCGGCCGCGGCCACGGACGCCCCTGCTGGTGGCCGCGCTCGCCGCCATCGTCCTGGGCGCCGCGGGGGGTCTCGCCCTCAGCCTCCACGGCCACGACGCCACCGTTCCCGCGGCGGCCGGCACCCCGGGGGTGGCCGCCGTCGCCCCCGCGCCGTCCCCGGCGCCCTCCACCCTGCCTGGGTCCACCGCCACGGCCGTCCCGACCCCCTCCCCCAGCCCCGACGCCACCGCGGCCGGCCCGCCGGCCGGCCCGGCACCGGCTCCGCCCCAGGTCCCCGTCGCCGCGGTGAGCACGGCCGCCGCGAGTGGCGGCCTCTTCCGCGAGACCGTGAGCAACACCGGCCAGACCGTGGTCGTCGCCGGCGCGAGCAGCCTCTCCAGCACCGCCGCGTTCACGATCGTCAGCGACGGCTGCGCCGGCGCCCACCTCCCGCCCGGCGCCGGCTGCGTGATCACGGTTCGCTTCCAGCCGCACGGCCCCGGCGACTACACCACCGTCCTCAGCGTCCCGATCACCGGCGCCCAGCCGGTCACGTTCACCCTGCGCGGGCACCGGGCGTGA